TTTAAATAGAgttcaaaagtaaaaaaaggaaagaaaagataaatccatcaaaatattaataacattataattttaaaggaCGTTATAACCATAGAAGGATATAATGGAATAATATGTGgaaataaacctaacaagtaGCTGTTATTTAACATTAAAAGAATAtatgataaaataaagaaactaaAGCTAATTCAGATgaacaaattaattaaaaggACGTCAATCCAACAAGCCCCAATAATAATATCAAACCCTATGGAGCGTGTATATGGTTTAATATTGAAGAGCAAATATTTCTCAAGCCTTTTTttggattgaaaaatgtaaaaaaatggaataaatacAAAACCTAAAATAGGAGTCTTATACATACTGTACCATTAGAAGTGTAAACAGATAACATgaaaaaataagttaaaaaaaagtttagcaacgaatcaaattgaaaaacgaacatttttgggatttttttcccatctagtaaagaataataaaataatgataaaatatttaaaaaacaaataaagataATTACGAATGCGAAAATTAAGAGAAAAATAGTCCATAAAGGTACTtcaaaagcaaatattattcATGTGTAGTATagtaacatttttcaataattaaacTTATTTCAACATACAACGAATGAATTAACGCTTTACttcatttgtttaaaaactGTCTCAGTGATTGATGGTGTATAATAAATTGCGATGTGATGTTCCATTACCGACGGgaatatttttcaacatttttcaaaaggCCTTCCTTTCTATGCTGAAAACGCAAGCTACTGTTAAttctaattatttttcctcctttttttgtcaCTCACCGTAGATTAATTATACTTGGAATAGTAACGCTCGGATCGCTGTACACGTTGCATCTCCTGGCGCAAGATTTCATGAAACTATCCAAACCACTCTTCATGGCATCCGGCAAACGAGATCTGGGCCCATCGTTATCCTTCAATCGAACCGCCACCCTGCTGGTAAGTTGCAATTGGAAAGTGCTAAAACATTGCAAACATTTCCAGTGCGTATGGAGTCTTCCATTCAAAAACCATAGCAACATGCAAGAGCAAAGCATCACCAActatggtgatggtgttgctaGGCGTGTGAATGCCTTTGGTCATTTTGTGAGTCTACTTAGATATCGAAACCCGTCCGTGCAAAGAAAAGCGCAACCGAGCACAAAAGGAGTAGAAAGCCATTCCTTTATAGTGCACAGCTATCAAGCACTATGCAATCCTTTTAAGATTATCCATCCAAACATCCATTATTACTACATCCTTCAACGGATGCGAACTAATATTTGCAACATAAGAACATGGATAGTTATCCAGTTAATGCACATTTTCCAGATGCAGATGTGTGGACAGCGGGTAAAACTCTCCGGTGGTCCTCGAGGCGCCGGGGAGCGAACATAATGGCTTACAAACACAGCCCGTGTAAACCGCCATTAGGTTATTATGTGTTATGTATTTTCCAATTGGGGGAAAACCAGGCTGGCCAGTTGCAGCATGGGAAGGTGCGCTGCGCCATCAAGAGTCAACCATATTCGAATTTTCGCGAGGTAGAACGACTTCGGCTTTTCCTTTTCGCCATGCGCGAGGTAGACGTCCTGAAGATGGGAAAAAGTAGGAGGAGCTATACTAAATTAGAATTTTCTATTTACACTGTGCTACTTTGAATGTACTGCGATAAACAGGAGATTGAAAAAAGGACTTCACAGCTCCACAACGGGTATACATTTCCGACGGTCACAAGAAACTTATAGTTTTGCGATAATCAAAGAATATCGTATTTTGAgattaataattatttgacTTAAAAATTGAAGTGTTTTACTATTCTCttcccacacaaaaaaaaactaggacTTTGAGGCAAAAATCAACTGGAACAAAATCCTTCAAACCGATCCGCTCAAGTGTGCCTTTTCCCTCATCTGCCAACTAGCCGCCGGAGCTGAACCACAGGACGTGCAGGCGAAGATAATTTATGAATTTGTGGCGTATGTATATTCGGACAAGGAGCACTTAATTAATGCTTACTAATGCGttctttcaataaatttcattattaCGCAGGTTTAGTgtggaaaacagcaaaacaatccCACGGCCATTAAAGGAATCCTTCGAGCTAGGACTCAAGTACAACAACAACCTGTCGGCGAAGGAAAACTACAAGCAATGTTACCGTCGCTATCCGCTGTGTTTGTATTCCGCTCGTACAATgctaagatttatgagtttaTTTGGCAATGAATGAGAATCAATTATTGTTAAAGAAAATGGGCTATTCTTGATCTGTGCGAAAATAGtataagaacaaaacaaatgctgcCCATGACGAGAAATCTAATcaatttgttataaaataaaccaaaaacgCCGTGTCTAAACGAATGAGTTCTGTTCCTCCATCAAGCTTGAgaattcgttttgtttcagaGAACACGGGCAATATTAAAGCCAAACACGTGTTTTAATGGTTTGGTTTCGACTATGGTAGCTTAAAAAAACCCTGACCTCGTTACCGTCAATCAAGTGCAATATTTTGACATACCTGTTATCCCGTATTAAGCTTCTTCCGGCATTCGACCCTCGTTTCCattggcttttgttttacagCGCGTCAAAACACTTCCGAGACTGGCTCATCATCGTGCTTTCCTGGGAGGGAAAAAGTATCGGGTTACCTTCAAGAATATGCTTTGAATGCAGGAAAAGTTGAAGGTACTACAATTTGTAGGGCATTGAGTTCTCCTTCTATCCCATGTACGTGGTTTGTGTGGTCAGGATGGCAATATATTTGAGAACGAACGTCTTCTGAAGCGCAGGTTAGTCGATTTTCAACATCTTTCGACATGAATGCTTAAAAGTGTAGATTGCAAATTaaatctcagagactcaaagccaAAGCCTAAAAGTGTATAgtgtaatttttaatatttaaggGAAATTAATCGTATGCATGTTGAGAGTAAGGGTAAAAAAATTTCTGCGGCTTGAGTAATCCACAGCTTAGTAGCCAGTCATACCATATGAAAATCCTCGAAACCTCAGACGACATTGCGGGGTATCTTTATATCCGAGGTCCAATGAAACACAAGCTCTTTCGGACCTTGCCATTTGTTTTCTGCAGGCAATGAGGGGGATGTGAGGTCGGGTAGTGAGCTTGAGAACTACCGGGAGCTCTCAAATATTAGTGAGTTGTTGCCCTCTCCTCTTTTAAAGTAACTTCTTTATACAAC
This genomic window from Anopheles maculipalpis chromosome 2RL, idAnoMacuDA_375_x, whole genome shotgun sequence contains:
- the LOC126567640 gene encoding uncharacterized protein LOC126567640, with the protein product MAESREQQAAGSSHHQEGDRQRPAEEPSEVLLLILIIFPPFFVTHRRLIILGIVTLGSLYTLHLLAQDFMKLSKPLFMASGKRDLGPSLSFNRTATLLDFEAKINWNKILQTDPLKCAFSLICQLAAGAEPQDVQAKIIYEFVAFSVENSKTIPRPLKESFELGLKYNNNLSAKENYKQCYRRYPLCLYSARTMLRFMSLFGNE